A genomic stretch from Streptomyces sp. QL37 includes:
- a CDS encoding SURF1 family protein — MYRFLLTRQWVILTLLVLAMIPTMVELGFWQLHRHEHRVEQNALITRNLEADPVSVTRLTSPGHTVPRSDYWRAVKATGTFDTEHEVVVRRRTSQDERIGVLVLTPLDLKGGGTVLVNRGWVPAAADQQAFPEVPAPPRGEVTVTGRLKADETTSASGIKDLQGLPDRQVMLINSSQQSQLLGRPVLGGYVELTAPEPADGSPETIAAPDDSSIGPHMAYAVQWWLFAAGVPVGWVVLVRREKRDREEAAEGKDDDTAAQPEPATA; from the coding sequence GTGTACCGCTTCCTGTTGACCCGGCAGTGGGTGATTCTCACCCTCCTCGTCCTCGCCATGATTCCCACGATGGTGGAGCTGGGCTTCTGGCAGCTGCACCGGCATGAACACCGGGTCGAGCAGAACGCGCTGATCACACGGAACCTCGAGGCGGACCCGGTCTCCGTCACCCGTCTCACCTCTCCCGGGCACACGGTGCCCCGCTCCGACTACTGGCGTGCCGTGAAGGCCACCGGGACCTTCGACACCGAGCACGAGGTGGTCGTACGCCGCCGCACCTCGCAGGACGAGCGCATCGGCGTACTGGTCCTGACCCCGCTGGACCTCAAGGGCGGCGGCACCGTCCTGGTCAACCGCGGCTGGGTCCCGGCCGCGGCCGACCAGCAGGCCTTCCCCGAGGTCCCCGCCCCGCCGCGCGGCGAGGTCACCGTCACGGGCCGGCTCAAGGCGGACGAGACGACGAGCGCCAGCGGCATCAAGGACCTCCAGGGCCTGCCGGACCGCCAGGTGATGCTGATCAACAGCTCCCAGCAGTCCCAGCTGCTCGGCCGTCCCGTGCTGGGCGGCTACGTCGAGCTGACCGCCCCCGAGCCCGCCGACGGCAGCCCCGAGACGATCGCCGCACCCGACGACAGCTCCATCGGCCCTCATATGGCGTACGCCGTCCAGTGGTGGCTCTTCGCCGCCGGGGTCCCGGTCGGCTGGGTCGTCCTCGTACGCCGTGAGAAGCGCGACCGCGAAGAGGCCGCCGAGGGCAAGGACGACGACACCGCCGCACAGCCGGAGCCGGCGACCGCGTAG
- a CDS encoding SDR family oxidoreductase gives MDLGLKDRVYIVTGATRGLGNATARALAADGAKVIISGRDEKTAAEAAAELGPDAVGLAADNADPLAARRLVDAAKERFGRLDGILISVGGPAPGFVADNTDDQWQSAFESVFLGAVRLARTAAETLGEGGVIGFVLSGSVHEPIPGLTISNGLRPGLAGFAKSLADELGPRGIRVVGVLPARIDTDRVRELDALSGDADASRTANEARIPLRRYGTPEEFGKTSAFLLSPAASYLTGIMVPVDGGARHGF, from the coding sequence ATGGATCTTGGACTGAAGGACCGTGTGTACATCGTCACCGGGGCGACCCGCGGGCTGGGCAACGCCACCGCGCGCGCCCTCGCCGCCGACGGCGCGAAGGTGATCATCTCCGGCCGTGACGAGAAGACCGCCGCCGAGGCCGCCGCGGAGCTGGGACCCGACGCCGTCGGGCTCGCCGCGGACAACGCCGACCCGCTGGCCGCCCGGCGGCTGGTGGACGCCGCGAAGGAACGCTTCGGCCGGCTGGACGGCATCCTCATCAGCGTCGGCGGCCCGGCCCCGGGCTTCGTCGCCGACAACACGGACGATCAGTGGCAGTCGGCCTTCGAGTCGGTCTTCCTCGGCGCCGTGCGCCTGGCCCGTACGGCGGCCGAGACGCTCGGCGAGGGCGGTGTCATCGGCTTCGTCCTGTCCGGGTCCGTGCACGAGCCGATCCCCGGCCTGACCATCTCCAACGGGCTGCGCCCCGGCCTGGCCGGCTTCGCCAAGTCCCTCGCCGACGAGCTGGGCCCGCGCGGCATCCGGGTCGTCGGGGTGCTGCCGGCCCGGATCGACACGGACCGGGTGCGCGAGCTGGACGCCCTGTCCGGCGACGCCGACGCGTCCCGTACGGCGAACGAGGCGCGCATCCCGCTGCGCCGCTACGGCACCCCGGAGGAGTTCGGGAAGACCTCGGCCTTCCTGCTCTCCCCGGCCGCCTCCTATCTGACCGGCATCATGGTGCCGGTCGACGGCGGCGCCCGGCACGGTTTCTGA
- the amaP gene encoding alkaline shock response membrane anchor protein AmaP, protein MIKTVNRVLLGLAGLILVVVGGAVLATGLGLSAPSWWPFDGTDDVLLSKADRTRWRDEGWWWPTVIAVLAVLVVLALWWLLAQLRRGRLAEVLVDSGDGEGALLRGKALEGVLGDEAGALDGVSDAKAALTGRRTAPRARVRLLMEPHAAPGLVLRGLSEGALTHARTSAGLDELPAEVRLRAVKHRAERVT, encoded by the coding sequence GTGATCAAAACCGTCAACCGGGTCCTGCTCGGCCTGGCAGGGCTGATCCTCGTCGTCGTCGGCGGCGCCGTCCTCGCCACGGGACTCGGTCTGTCCGCACCCTCCTGGTGGCCCTTCGACGGCACCGACGACGTGCTGCTCAGCAAGGCCGACCGGACCAGGTGGCGGGACGAGGGCTGGTGGTGGCCCACCGTCATCGCGGTCCTCGCCGTCCTGGTCGTCCTCGCGCTGTGGTGGCTCCTGGCCCAGCTGCGCCGCGGGCGCCTCGCCGAGGTGCTGGTCGACAGCGGCGACGGCGAGGGAGCGCTTCTGCGGGGCAAGGCCCTGGAGGGTGTGCTCGGTGACGAGGCGGGAGCCCTGGACGGGGTGTCCGACGCCAAGGCCGCGCTGACCGGCCGGCGCACCGCCCCGCGCGCCCGGGTCCGGCTGCTGATGGAGCCGCACGCCGCCCCGGGGCTGGTGCTGCGCGGGCTCTCCGAGGGGGCGCTGACCCACGCGCGGACCTCGGCCGGGCTGGACGAGCTGCCCGCCGAGGTCCGGCTGAGGGCGGTCAAGCACCGCGCGGAGCGGGTGACCTGA
- a CDS encoding DEDDh family exonuclease, giving the protein MTMLDDRQTAAPWPAAYPQGYAVVDVETTGLARDDRIVSAAVYRLDARGEVEDHWYTLVNPERDPGPVWIHGLTSDVLEGAPLFPEVAAQLSERLAGRVLVAHNAAFDWSMIAREYARAAVTAPVEQRLCTIALAKELRLPLPNHKLESLAAHFGVVQERAHHALDDARVLAEAFRPSLLAAARGGVRLPLLECRPLTEWYDSPVTPRAGYRPSGNQGSWRPSRKRPACPYPNPGRYESDKPLMQGMRVAFSGDTSVDRELLEDRAVEAGLHVATSVSRLTSLLVTNDPDSATSKTVKAKSFGTPILEESAFTHLLRDVAPARTVAVPKPSPSSE; this is encoded by the coding sequence GTGACCATGCTCGACGACCGTCAGACCGCAGCGCCGTGGCCGGCCGCGTATCCCCAGGGGTACGCGGTCGTCGACGTGGAGACCACCGGACTCGCCCGCGACGACCGGATAGTGTCCGCTGCCGTGTACCGACTGGACGCGAGAGGCGAGGTCGAGGACCACTGGTACACCCTGGTGAATCCCGAGCGGGATCCCGGCCCCGTCTGGATCCACGGGCTGACCAGCGATGTGCTGGAGGGCGCGCCTCTCTTTCCCGAGGTGGCCGCACAGCTGTCCGAGCGGCTCGCCGGGCGGGTGCTCGTCGCCCACAACGCCGCGTTCGACTGGTCGATGATCGCCCGGGAGTACGCGCGCGCGGCGGTCACCGCGCCCGTCGAGCAGCGGCTGTGCACCATCGCGCTCGCCAAGGAGCTCCGGCTTCCCCTGCCCAACCACAAGCTGGAGTCGCTGGCCGCGCACTTCGGCGTGGTGCAGGAGCGCGCGCACCACGCGCTGGACGACGCGCGGGTGCTGGCCGAGGCGTTCCGGCCGAGTCTGCTCGCGGCGGCGAGGGGCGGGGTGCGGCTGCCGCTGCTGGAGTGCCGTCCGCTGACGGAGTGGTACGACTCCCCGGTCACGCCGCGCGCCGGCTACCGGCCCTCGGGGAACCAGGGCAGCTGGCGTCCCTCGCGCAAGCGCCCCGCGTGCCCGTATCCGAACCCCGGGCGCTACGAGTCGGACAAACCCCTCATGCAGGGCATGCGGGTGGCGTTCTCCGGGGACACCTCGGTCGACCGGGAGCTTCTGGAGGACCGCGCGGTGGAGGCGGGCCTGCACGTGGCGACCAGCGTGTCGCGGCTGACGAGCCTGCTCGTCACCAACGACCCGGACTCGGCGACGTCGAAGACCGTGAAGGCCAAGTCGTTCGGCACCCCGATCCTGGAGGAGAGCGCCTTCACCCATCTGCTGAGGGACGTGGCACCGGCCAGGACGGTCGCCGTGCCGAAGCCGTCACCGTCATCGGAGTGA
- a CDS encoding glycoside hydrolase family 15 protein, producing MTPRIEDYAIIGDLQTAALVGRNGSVDWLCLPRFDSGACFAALLGDEDNGHWRIAPQGTDSTDTCTRRAYVDDSLVLETFWETRTGTVKVIDFMPQRDKAPDVMRIVEGVSGSVDMSSVLRLRFDFGSVVPWMRRSHGHRVAVAGPDSVWLRSEPSVKTWGQQFSTCSSFTVAEGESVAFVLTWHPSHSPRPRLIDPHKALKHTLTDWAKWAARCTYHGKHRDAVLRSLITLKALTYAPTGGIVAALTTSLPEEIGGVRNWDYRYCWLRDSTLTLAAMISVGYMEEAAAWRDWLLRAVAGDPADLQIMYGLAGERRLPETELPWLRGYENSLPVRIGNAAVRQQQLDVYGEVIDSLRLARGAGLHDKPHAWNLQLSLLGFLESTWREADEGLWEIRGQRRHFVHSKVMAWVAADRAVRTLEENPDLPGDADRWRAMRDAVHAEVCEKGYDPVRNTFTQYYGSQELDASTLLIVRTGFLPPDDPRVTGTVDAVSRELAHDGLIRRYSTEGGSVDGLPGDEGAFLACSFWLVDALTRTGRRDEAEALFERLLDLRNDVGLLAEEYDPVARRQLGNYPQAFSHIGLVNSAVDLAGGDLAG from the coding sequence GTGACCCCACGCATCGAGGACTACGCCATCATCGGCGATCTCCAGACCGCCGCCCTGGTCGGCAGGAACGGTTCTGTCGACTGGCTCTGTCTGCCCCGCTTCGATTCCGGCGCCTGCTTCGCGGCCCTGCTCGGCGACGAGGACAACGGACACTGGCGCATCGCCCCCCAGGGCACGGACAGCACCGACACCTGCACCAGGCGCGCCTACGTGGACGACTCCCTGGTCCTGGAGACCTTCTGGGAGACCAGGACCGGGACCGTCAAGGTCATCGACTTCATGCCGCAGCGCGACAAGGCGCCCGACGTCATGCGGATCGTCGAGGGTGTCAGCGGCAGCGTCGACATGAGCTCCGTCCTGCGGCTGCGCTTCGACTTCGGCTCCGTGGTCCCGTGGATGCGCCGCTCGCACGGCCACCGGGTGGCCGTCGCGGGCCCCGACTCCGTCTGGCTGCGCAGCGAGCCGTCGGTGAAGACGTGGGGCCAGCAGTTCAGCACCTGCTCGTCCTTCACGGTCGCCGAGGGCGAGAGCGTGGCGTTCGTCCTCACCTGGCACCCCTCGCACTCCCCCCGCCCCAGGCTGATCGACCCTCACAAGGCGCTGAAGCACACCCTCACCGACTGGGCCAAGTGGGCGGCACGGTGCACCTACCACGGCAAGCACCGGGACGCGGTGCTCCGCTCCCTGATCACCCTGAAGGCGCTCACCTACGCCCCCACCGGGGGGATCGTGGCGGCCCTCACGACCTCGCTCCCCGAGGAGATCGGGGGCGTACGGAACTGGGACTACCGCTACTGCTGGCTGCGGGACTCCACCCTCACCCTGGCCGCGATGATCTCGGTCGGATACATGGAGGAGGCGGCCGCCTGGCGTGACTGGCTGCTGCGGGCCGTGGCCGGTGACCCCGCGGACCTCCAGATCATGTACGGGCTGGCCGGCGAGCGCAGACTCCCCGAGACGGAGCTGCCGTGGCTGAGGGGCTACGAGAATTCGCTGCCGGTCCGCATCGGCAACGCCGCCGTGCGGCAGCAGCAGCTCGATGTGTACGGCGAGGTCATCGACTCGCTCAGACTGGCCCGCGGCGCCGGGCTCCACGACAAGCCGCACGCCTGGAATCTTCAGCTCAGTCTGCTCGGCTTCCTGGAGTCCACCTGGCGCGAGGCGGACGAGGGTCTGTGGGAGATCCGCGGGCAGCGCCGTCACTTCGTGCACTCCAAGGTGATGGCCTGGGTCGCGGCCGACCGCGCGGTGCGCACCCTGGAGGAGAATCCGGATCTGCCGGGTGACGCCGACCGGTGGCGGGCGATGCGGGACGCCGTGCACGCGGAGGTCTGCGAGAAGGGCTACGACCCGGTGCGCAACACCTTCACCCAGTACTACGGCTCCCAGGAGCTGGACGCCTCGACACTGCTCATCGTGCGCACCGGTTTCCTGCCGCCCGACGACCCCCGGGTGACCGGGACCGTCGACGCGGTGAGCCGTGAGCTCGCCCACGACGGCCTGATCCGCCGCTACAGCACGGAGGGCGGGTCGGTGGACGGTCTCCCCGGCGACGAGGGGGCGTTCCTCGCCTGCTCGTTCTGGCTGGTCGACGCCCTGACCCGGACCGGCCGCAGGGACGAGGCCGAGGCACTCTTCGAACGGCTGCTGGACCTGCGCAACGACGTGGGACTGCTGGCCGAGGAGTACGACCCGGTGGCCCGGCGCCAGCTCGGCAACTACCCGCAGGCGTTCAGCCACATCGGCCTGGTGAACAGCGCGGTCGACCTGGCCGGTGGTGACTTGGCAGGATAG
- a CDS encoding sterol desaturase family protein → MEPNLPDVVLWSIPAFVLLTVLEMVLHRLHPDEEAAGYDAKDAATSVTMGLGSLVFDLLWKIPIVAIYAAVYELTPLRVPVLWWTVLLMLLAQDFFYYWSHRGHHVIRILWACHVVHHSSRKFNLTTALRQPWTSLTVWPFYVPLIACGVHPAALAFCSSANLVYQFWVHTERIDKLPRPFEFVLNTPSHHRVHHASQGGYLDRNFGGILIVWDRLFGSFTAEAERPVFGLTKNIDTHNPFRVATHEYAAIARDVRAATTWGERAGRIFRGPGWQPSRPADAAAAVHVKPRPATERTG, encoded by the coding sequence ATGGAGCCGAACCTGCCCGATGTCGTGCTGTGGTCGATCCCGGCCTTCGTCCTGCTCACCGTCCTCGAAATGGTGCTCCACCGGCTCCACCCCGACGAGGAGGCCGCCGGGTACGACGCCAAGGACGCCGCCACCAGCGTCACCATGGGGCTCGGCAGTCTGGTCTTCGACCTGCTGTGGAAGATACCCATCGTGGCGATCTACGCGGCCGTCTACGAGCTGACCCCGCTGCGCGTCCCCGTCCTGTGGTGGACGGTCCTTCTGATGCTGCTCGCCCAGGACTTCTTCTACTACTGGTCCCACCGGGGCCACCACGTCATCCGGATCCTCTGGGCCTGCCACGTGGTCCACCACTCCAGCCGGAAGTTCAACCTCACGACGGCGCTGCGCCAGCCCTGGACCTCGCTGACCGTCTGGCCGTTCTACGTCCCGCTCATCGCCTGCGGGGTCCACCCGGCCGCACTCGCCTTCTGCTCCTCGGCGAACCTCGTCTACCAGTTCTGGGTGCACACCGAGCGGATCGACAAGCTGCCCCGGCCCTTCGAGTTCGTCCTCAACACCCCCTCGCACCACAGGGTCCACCACGCGTCCCAGGGCGGATACCTCGACCGGAACTTCGGCGGGATCCTCATCGTCTGGGACCGGCTCTTCGGCTCCTTCACCGCCGAGGCGGAGCGGCCCGTCTTCGGGCTCACCAAGAACATCGACACCCACAACCCGTTCCGCGTCGCCACCCATGAGTACGCCGCCATCGCCCGCGACGTACGGGCGGCCACGACCTGGGGCGAGCGGGCCGGACGGATCTTCCGCGGGCCGGGCTGGCAGCCGTCGCGCCCCGCGGACGCCGCCGCGGCCGTCCACGTGAAGCCGCGCCCCGCCACCGAGCGCACCGGATGA